Proteins encoded together in one Lathyrus oleraceus cultivar Zhongwan6 chromosome 5, CAAS_Psat_ZW6_1.0, whole genome shotgun sequence window:
- the LOC127079179 gene encoding transmembrane emp24 domain-containing protein p24beta2 produces the protein MKVVPPNVAIAMAIFLLLSSNINVVFGIRFVIDREDCFAHNVQYEGDTVHASFVVISSADSTWQLTQEGLDLVVKGPSGDQVRDFRDKISEKFEFVARTRGVYRFCFTNKSPYREKIDFDVHSNHFSTYDQHAQNEHFTPLLEQIIKLEEALFNIQYEQHWLEAQTERQAILNNAMSSRAIHKALLESAALIGASTLQVYLLRRLFERKLGM, from the exons ATGAAGGTGGTGCCACCAAATGTTGCCATTGCAATGGCAatctttttattattatcatcaaacaTAAATGTTGTTTTTGGGATTAGATTTGTGATTGATAGAGAAGATTGTTTCGCTCATAATGTTCAATATGAAGGGGATACAGTGCATGCTTCATTTGTTGTCATAAGCAGTGCTGATTCAACATGGCAATTAACTCAAGAAGGTTTGGATCTTGTG GTTAAAGGACCTTCTGGAGATCAAGTTCGAGATTTTCGCGATAAGATAAGTGAAAAATTCGAATTTGTAGCTCGAACTAGAGGAGTTTATCGGTTTTGCTTCACTAACAAGTCACCTTATCGTGAAAAAATAGATTTTGATGTTCATTCTAACCATTTTTCAACCTATGATCAACATGCACAAAATG AACATTTTACTCCTTTGTTAGAACAAATAATAAAGCTAGAAGAAGCTCTTTTCAATATTCAGTACGAACAACATTGGCTTGAGGCTCAGACAGAACGTCAAGCAATAT TAAATAATGCAATGAGCTCAAGAGCAATTCACAAGGCCTTACTTGAATCAGCAGCACTAATTGGTGCAAGCACCCTCCAAGTTTATCTTCTTCGCCGCCTCTTCGAAAGAAAGCTTGGAATGTAG